In Candidatus Methylomirabilota bacterium, the sequence AGATTCCCCTCGGGACCACGCGCACCTACAGCCAGCTCGCCGCCCGGATCGGTCGGCCCACGGCCTCGCGCGCGGTGGGGCTCGCCAACTCTCTCCACCCCGTGGCCATCGTCATCCCGTGTCACCGCGTGATCGGGAGCAACGCGTCCCTCACGGGCTACGCGGGCGGGCTTCCGCGCAAACAGTGGCTCCTGCGCCACGAAGGCGCGCTCCTCTGACCTGGTACGCTCGCCGGGGCCGCCGTCCATTGGCCGCAACCGAGCTAGACACAAGGGTACCGTGCGGGTAGGCTTGGAGGCCGCCGGGGATGGCTGCCTGGCTTTCCGCACACCAATGGTCAACATCGACTTTAGGAGGATTCACATGGCGATCAAGGTTGGTGACAAGCTGCCGGACGGCACCCTGACGGAAATGATCGAGACCGAGACGGCGGGCTGCACGATAGGGCCGAACGCCTTCCAGGTCTCGGACCTCGCGAAGGGCAAGCGCATCGTCATCTTCGCCGTGCCCGGGGCGTTCACGCCCACGTGCTCGGCCAAGCACGTGCCCGGCTACACGGCCAACTACGACAAGATCAAGGCCAAGAAGGTGGACGAGATCTGGTGCGTCGCGGTGAACGACGCCTTCGTGATGGGGGCGTGGGCCAAGGACCAGAAGAGCGCCGGCAAGGTGCGCATGCTGGCGGACGGCAGCGCCGCCTACACGAAGGTCCTCGGGCTCGAGTTCGACCTGATCGCCCGCGGCATGGGCGTCCGCTCGCAGCGGTACGCGATGCTCGTCGAAGACGGTGTGGTCAAGGCGCTCAACGTCGAGGCCCAGGGGAAATTCGAGGTCAGCGACGCGGAGAGCATGCTGAAGCTGCTCTAGTCTGCCCGCGAGCGCGCGATGCGCTCGCGAAGCTCCTCGGTCGGCATACCGCCGGCCGGCGCCTGCTTCAGCTCACGCGAGGTCGGGGCGGTTCTTGCGGAGCGCGACCAGTCCGCGCGGCCCGTCAGCTGCGGTGGTGACGTCGATCTCGTGCTTGCCGAGATATTCCGCCACCAGGGCGCCCAGGCGGGCGTCGTCGTCGATGAGCAGCGCGGCCGTACGGCGCGGCATAGAG encodes:
- a CDS encoding methylated-DNA--[protein]-cysteine S-methyltransferase; translated protein: IPLGTTRTYSQLAARIGRPTASRAVGLANSLHPVAIVIPCHRVIGSNASLTGYAGGLPRKQWLLRHEGALL
- a CDS encoding peroxiredoxin translates to MAIKVGDKLPDGTLTEMIETETAGCTIGPNAFQVSDLAKGKRIVIFAVPGAFTPTCSAKHVPGYTANYDKIKAKKVDEIWCVAVNDAFVMGAWAKDQKSAGKVRMLADGSAAYTKVLGLEFDLIARGMGVRSQRYAMLVEDGVVKALNVEAQGKFEVSDAESMLKLL